A stretch of DNA from Microlunatus capsulatus:
CATGGCGATCGCGCGGGCCGCGGTGCTCGCCGGGCACGTGCTCGGCAACGCGCTGCAGGCCCTGGTCGCCGTCGCCCTCGTCCTGGGCGTCGGGCTGCTGATCGGGTTCCGCCCGACGGCCGGGCCGCTCGGGTGGCTGGCCGCGGCCGGCCTGCTGGCCCTGGTCGCCGTGGCCGTCAGCTGGCTGGGGGTGGCCATGGGCATGCAGGCCCGCTCGGTCGAGACGGCCAGCAACCTGCCCCTGCTGCTGACCTTCCTGCCCTTCCTGGGCAGCGGGTTCGTGCCGACGGGCTCGATGCCCGGCTGGCTGCAGTGGTTCGCCGCCCACCAGCCCTTCACCCCGGTCATCGAGACGCTGCGCGGGCTGCTGCTCGGCGGTCCCGACCCCGTGAGCGCGTGGCCGGCGGTCGCCTGGTGCGTCGGCCTCGCGGTGGCCGGCTGGCTGTGGTCGACGGCGCTGTACGAGCGCCGCTCGGTCCGCTGACCGCGAGGAGCTCCGTCCCGGGCTGATCAGCCCGCAGCAGGTCTGCTGCGGGCTGATCACCGTGGTGCCCGGCCGTCGTCGGGGTGATCGTGGGGGGACACCTCACGAGGTCCAGATCCTCGTGGGCACAGCGATCGAGAGGGCCTGACCATGATCACCAACGACCCCGACGTGCTCCGGATGGCGTCCGACGCGCCCCCGGCGGCCGCGTTCGACGACCACCTGTCCGCCCGCCTGCTGCACCAGCGGATCGTCGTCCTGGGCCAGGAGGTGGACGACGCCGTCGCGAACCGGATCTGCGCCCAGCTGCTGCTGCTCGCCGCCGAGGACCCGCGCCGCGACATCAGCCTGTACGTCAACTCCCCGGGCGGCTCGGTCAGCGCCGGCCTGGCGATCATGGACACGATGCGGCTGATCCCCAACGACGTCAGCACCCTGGCGATGGGGCTGGCCGCCAGCATGGGGCAGTTCCTGCTCTCGGCCGGCACCCGCGGCAAGCGGTACGCGCTGCCGCACGCCCGGGTGCTGATGCACCAGGGGTCCGCCGGGATCGGCGGGACCGCGGTGGACGTCGAGATCCAGGCCCGCAACCTCGAGCACGTCCGCGACACCGTGCTCGGGCTCATCGCCGAGCACACCGGGCAGCCGCTGGCCCGGGTGGAGGCCGACTCGCGCCGCGACCGCTGGTTCACCGCCGAGGAGGCCCGCGCCTACGGGCTGCTCGACCACGTCGTCACCACCCTCGACGACGTCCGCCCCGGCGGGCGCAGCGCCATCGGGCTGGGGGCCCTGGGATGAGCAGCTACACGATCCCGAGCGTCGTCGAGAAGCGGCCGACGGGGGAGCGCTCGCTGGACATCTACAGCCGGCTGCTCAGCGACCGCATCGTCTACCTCGGCACCGAGATCGACGACGGCGTCGCCAACGTCGTCGTCGCCCAGCTGCTGCACCTGGAGTCCGAGGACAGCCAGCGCCCCATCGACCTCTACCTCAACTCCCCGGGCGGCTCGGTGACGGCGATGTTCTCGATCTACGACACCTGCCAGTTCATCGCCGCACCGGTGGCGACGACCTGCGTCGGCCAGGCCGCCTCGGCGGCAGCGGTGCTGCTGGCCGCCGGGGCGCCGGGCCGGCGCTCGATCCTGCCGCACGCGCGGGTGCTGCTGCACCAGCCCTCGACGCAGGCCCAGGGCAGCCTGCCCGACCTGGTGCTGCAGGCCCGGGAGGTCGTCCGGGTGCGGGCACAGCTCGAAGAGGTGCTGGCCCGGCACACCGGGCAGCCGCTCGCAC
This window harbors:
- a CDS encoding ABC transporter permease, producing the protein MTTSLAHTSLTHPSPARPTSARPATAVVDAVTMLRRNLLHLVRYPGLSIFTIGGPVVLLLLFVFVLGGTLGAGLPEVDPAGGRAAYVAYVMPGILALTIAGSAGGTATTVAMDMTEGITARFRTMAIARAAVLAGHVLGNALQALVAVALVLGVGLLIGFRPTAGPLGWLAAAGLLALVAVAVSWLGVAMGMQARSVETASNLPLLLTFLPFLGSGFVPTGSMPGWLQWFAAHQPFTPVIETLRGLLLGGPDPVSAWPAVAWCVGLAVAGWLWSTALYERRSVR
- a CDS encoding ClpP family protease, whose product is MASDAPPAAAFDDHLSARLLHQRIVVLGQEVDDAVANRICAQLLLLAAEDPRRDISLYVNSPGGSVSAGLAIMDTMRLIPNDVSTLAMGLAASMGQFLLSAGTRGKRYALPHARVLMHQGSAGIGGTAVDVEIQARNLEHVRDTVLGLIAEHTGQPLARVEADSRRDRWFTAEEARAYGLLDHVVTTLDDVRPGGRSAIGLGALG
- a CDS encoding ClpP family protease, giving the protein MSSYTIPSVVEKRPTGERSLDIYSRLLSDRIVYLGTEIDDGVANVVVAQLLHLESEDSQRPIDLYLNSPGGSVTAMFSIYDTCQFIAAPVATTCVGQAASAAAVLLAAGAPGRRSILPHARVLLHQPSTQAQGSLPDLVLQAREVVRVRAQLEEVLARHTGQPLARVRADTERDLVLPAQEALAYGLVDEVVRRRG